One Actinospica robiniae DSM 44927 genomic region harbors:
- a CDS encoding MerR family transcriptional regulator, whose protein sequence is MGISEFGRRSRLSAKALRLYDGLGLLSPARVDEASGYRYYTSGQLEQARLIATLRQVGVPLATAKEWLGLGPPELAERVTAFWRAAEADHAAQATLVTILVDRLTGRSRGMYEVASREMPPRSLLCLKRNVDESGAWAFGKEFMGILKDPRFPKGEGRERGFFCIYWGEVSADGDGPVEWCKPVPEAEAEAIAAQFPQLTLRVEPAHREAYVSLGSGEQIGTAQWRLAEEALRTWAEDQGLDPEQLASTPDDLGVRLTYTPSAEPGEAVWPDCEFAVPFA, encoded by the coding sequence ATGGGGATCAGCGAGTTCGGCCGCCGGTCGCGACTGTCCGCCAAGGCGCTGCGGCTCTACGACGGCCTCGGCCTCCTCTCGCCCGCACGCGTGGACGAGGCGTCCGGTTACCGCTACTACACGAGCGGCCAGCTCGAGCAGGCGCGGCTGATCGCGACGCTTCGCCAGGTCGGGGTCCCGCTCGCCACGGCGAAGGAGTGGCTGGGTCTCGGCCCGCCCGAATTGGCGGAGCGGGTGACCGCCTTCTGGCGAGCAGCCGAGGCGGACCACGCCGCCCAAGCCACGCTCGTCACCATCCTCGTTGACCGACTTACCGGGAGGAGCAGAGGCATGTACGAAGTCGCAAGCCGGGAGATGCCACCGCGCAGTCTGCTGTGCCTGAAGCGCAACGTCGACGAGTCCGGGGCGTGGGCGTTCGGCAAGGAGTTCATGGGGATCCTCAAGGATCCGCGATTCCCCAAGGGAGAAGGCCGGGAGCGCGGCTTCTTCTGCATCTACTGGGGCGAGGTGAGCGCGGACGGCGACGGTCCGGTCGAGTGGTGCAAGCCGGTGCCGGAAGCCGAGGCCGAAGCCATCGCCGCGCAGTTCCCGCAGCTCACGCTGCGCGTCGAGCCCGCGCACCGCGAGGCGTACGTCAGCCTCGGCTCGGGCGAGCAGATCGGCACGGCGCAGTGGCGCCTGGCCGAGGAGGCGCTGCGCACCTGGGCCGAGGACCAGGGCCTCGATCCGGAGCAGCTCGCGTCGACACCGGATGACCTCGGCGTTCGGCTCACGTACACGCCCAGTGCGGAGCCGGGCGAGGCCGTCTGGCCCGACTGCGAGTTCGCCGTGCCCTTCGCATGA